The Methanocaldococcus jannaschii DSM 2661 genome has a segment encoding these proteins:
- a CDS encoding TIGR03576 family pyridoxal phosphate-dependent enzyme: MLSDYEEFLRLEKARKIILEILNEKGRDALYDLSGLSGGFLIDEKDKALLNTYIGSSYFAEKVNEYGLKHLGGDENDKCVGFNRTSSAILATILALKPKKVIHYLPELPGHPSIERSCKIVNAKYFESDKVGEILNKIDKDTLVIITGSTMDLKVIELENFKKVINTAKNKEAIVFVDDASGARVRLLFNQPPALKLGADLVVTSTDKLMEGPRGGLLAGKKELVDKIYIEGTKFGLEAQPPLLAGIYRALKNFNLERIRKAFERAKNFDLSKIEKLNKELKAIDDNINIVYERTPTGFVIKRVYKDDTINIKKLIEIGFNLLKNYGIITITVAGMPGASKSLRIDLTSRDAERIDDNYIIKAIVESIKMAFKS, translated from the coding sequence ACTTAAGTGGATTGTCAGGAGGGTTTTTAATAGATGAAAAAGATAAAGCTTTATTAAATACCTACATTGGGTCATCTTACTTTGCAGAGAAGGTTAATGAATATGGGCTTAAACATTTAGGTGGAGATGAGAATGATAAATGTGTTGGTTTTAATAGAACATCATCGGCAATTTTAGCCACTATATTGGCATTAAAACCAAAAAAAGTTATCCACTATCTACCAGAACTTCCAGGACATCCATCAATAGAGAGAAGTTGTAAAATTGTTAATGCTAAGTATTTTGAATCTGATAAAGTAGGAGAGATTTTAAATAAAATAGATAAAGATACTCTAGTTATTATCACTGGTTCAACAATGGATTTGAAAGTTATTGAACTTGAAAACTTTAAAAAAGTTATTAATACAGCTAAAAATAAAGAAGCTATTGTCTTTGTTGATGATGCCTCTGGAGCGAGAGTTAGGTTGTTATTTAATCAACCTCCAGCATTAAAATTGGGAGCTGATTTGGTAGTTACAAGCACAGATAAGCTTATGGAAGGACCGAGGGGAGGTTTATTAGCTGGAAAAAAGGAACTTGTTGATAAGATATATATTGAAGGCACTAAGTTTGGCTTAGAAGCTCAGCCCCCTTTATTGGCTGGTATATATAGAGCTTTAAAAAACTTTAACTTAGAAAGAATTAGAAAAGCATTTGAAAGGGCTAAAAACTTTGATTTATCTAAGATTGAAAAATTAAACAAAGAGCTTAAGGCAATAGATGATAATATAAATATTGTTTATGAAAGAACACCAACGGGATTTGTAATAAAAAGAGTTTATAAAGATGACACTATAAATATTAAAAAACTCATTGAGATTGGGTTTAATTTGTTAAAAAATTATGGAATTATAACTATAACCGTGGCAGGTATGCCTGGGGCAAGTAAAAGTTTAAGGATTGATTTAACATCAAGGGATGCTGAAAGGATTGATGATAATTATATAATAAAGGCAATAGTTGAATCAATAAAAATGGCTTTTAAATCTTAA